The nucleotide window TAGTGTGTGCTCTGCTACTTCTTTTGTATCGTCTTCACCCAATAGTTGATATTTGCCTATGTTTGAGTCCTTTTGAATCTCTTGATTAAGTAGACTGATGCATTTATGTATATCTTGTCATAATGAACTTGGAGACAGTTGTATAGGCTCTGATATGGTAGACAATTGTGCTTCTCCCTTGGCTCATGGAGTGGGGTTGTGTAGGAACAAGGTGGGCGTAGGGAAAGCTGGATGAACAGTATAGGTTGGTTAGGTGAAATGGGTTGCAACTTAGGTGGGGTGCATTTGGATCGCCGTTTCTAGAAATACTTTAGGGAAACTTGGATCATTTACCTACCAGTCAATTagataaaaaagaaattatCACATTGATTAGACAGGGGTGGTTTCTCTACTCTTCTATACATGCAATGGTTTAGATTAATATGCGATTTGAGCTTTTTAATGTCATCAAAAGAGATTGCCTGTACAAGGATTTATGGCTTCTTGCCATCATTTCTGTTTTGTCTTTCTGTTTTTTAAGCTATATCTGGCTTCTGTTAGTATTTTAGAAGCTCAGCTTGTCACAAGACACAAGTCTTTAAGCTACTACTTTGCCATTTATTTACTTCATTGCTATCGCAGGATTGGAACTCAGTAGAAAAAAAGTGTTTTCCATTCAAGCACCAAACAGAATCAATGATGCAGTTTGCTCCAAGTGAGGGTGAAAATGCTTTGTCTGTAGTTGGTCCCAGGCCAATGGATTTGTCTACATATAATGCTCGCCCTGCATCTGGGCCTAATGGAAAACAAAGGACTTCAAGTTTGGAGGCACCAATCATGCTGCTGACTGGTCATCAAAGTGCTATATACACAATGAAATTTAACCCTGCCGGAACAGTCATAGCATCGGGGTCTCATGACAAGGAAATTTTCTTATGGAATGTTCATGGGGAATGCAAAAACTTCATGGTTTTAAAGGGGCATAAGAATGCTGTGTTGGATCTTCACTGGACAACTGATGGGTCTCAGATAGTATCAGCCAGTCCAGACAAAACTGTGGGGGCATGGGATGTTGAGACgggaaaaagaattaaaaagatGGCAGAACACTCTTCATTTGTGAATTCTTGTCATCCTGCTCGGAGAGGACCGCCTCTTGTTGTCAGTGGATCTGATGATGGAACTGCCAAACTATGGGATATGCGTGTGAGGGGTGCCATCCAAACATATCCTGATAAATACCAAATCACAGCAGTCAGCTTCTCGGATGCATCAGATAAAATCTTTACAGGAGGTATTGATAATGATATTAAGGTTTGGGACTTGCGCAAGGCTGAAGTACTGATGACACTTCAAGGACATCAAGATATGATAACAGGTATGTCATTGAGTCCTGATGGCTCTTATCTTCTGACTAATGGAATGGACTGCAAACTCTGCATTTGGGATATGCGCCCATATGCACCACAAAATCGTTGTGTAAAGATAATGGAAGGGCACCAACACAACTTTGAAAAGAACTTGTTGAAATGTAGCTGGTCACCTGATGGAAGCAAGGTCACGGCCGGCAGTTCTGATAGGATGGTCTACATATGGGATACTACTTCTCGACGCATCTTGTTTATGCTGCCGGGCCACACTGGATCTGTCAATGAGTCCGTCTTCCACCCCAACGAGCCCATTATTGGATCTTGCAGTAGTGATAAGCAGATATATCTGGGGGAAATCTGAGTTGTACTGAAATGTAACAGTTTCATCTTCTAATTTGTTGTGTACGGTGACTTTTTAACAGTTGTTGATTTTGGAAGGGTTGTATCTTGCATTAGTTTTCCAAATTGAACTTTTGAGATATTCCTAGTGTATAACCTCCGTTTAGATGTTATACCATTATATCTGATATTGTCAGTACTTCTCTAGATTTGGCATGTGTAGGTATACCCTTTAGTCTGCACTCGTTAATGTACACGCCCACCCATATGGGGAGGGAAACCACTGAGCATTCCCCATTTAATAGACGCAACGCCAAGAAATTGCCAATTTGCATTGtgctcctgtttttttttttttccccttctctCCCCCCTTTTAGAGGCAAACTCGGAACATGGTTTGGCACCATAGTAAGGAGAAACATGTTGCATACTTTTACGAGAATAAGTTGAACACAAAGGAATAGCTCACTCATTTTGCTTGAGTGAGGGTAAAGTGGGAAATAAAGGAATTTCTTCAAATAACAACACTCTTTTGTTATGCACATGTTCATTGTAAAAACActtttagaaagaaagaaagagggggtgtggtttgtttttttttttaaaaaaaagggtGTCACTCTCACTCCATTTTTtgtccaaaagaaaattttcacttccttttcttttatataAATCTCTACTTCT belongs to Rosa chinensis cultivar Old Blush chromosome 4, RchiOBHm-V2, whole genome shotgun sequence and includes:
- the LOC112200158 gene encoding U5 small nuclear ribonucleoprotein 40 kDa protein, with amino-acid sequence MMQFAPSEGENALSVVGPRPMDLSTYNARPASGPNGKQRTSSLEAPIMLLTGHQSAIYTMKFNPAGTVIASGSHDKEIFLWNVHGECKNFMVLKGHKNAVLDLHWTTDGSQIVSASPDKTVGAWDVETGKRIKKMAEHSSFVNSCHPARRGPPLVVSGSDDGTAKLWDMRVRGAIQTYPDKYQITAVSFSDASDKIFTGGIDNDIKVWDLRKAEVLMTLQGHQDMITGMSLSPDGSYLLTNGMDCKLCIWDMRPYAPQNRCVKIMEGHQHNFEKNLLKCSWSPDGSKVTAGSSDRMVYIWDTTSRRILFMLPGHTGSVNESVFHPNEPIIGSCSSDKQIYLGEI